The genomic region GATACATGTCGGCAACGTAGAGTGCGCCGTCGGGCCCGGTCCTGGTCGTGATGGGGCGAAACCAATTGTCGGTGCTGGCGAGAAATTCGCTGTGTTCCTCTCCTTTCGCCCGATGGCTGACAAATCCGGAGCCTGCTCTCGAAAGGACCTCTCGATGCACCACGTTGTGCACCGGTTCGCTGGCAAAGATGGTCGTGGCAAACTCCGGGCCGAAAAGGTCATCGCGATACGGGGTGGGGCTGCACCCACTGGTCGTGTGGTTGAGGAACTCGGGCTGATTGGGACGGATCATCGAAGGGCTGATCGGAAATACCCGGCTTGAGTTTTGGTAGTTGGCCAGGACGTGCAGCACGCGCTTCACCGCCAAGCGGGGATTCCGCCGCAAGTAATGTTCCGGCAGGGTTACGTGCCAAAGCCAGGTGGGATTGTTGTTCCCGAACCAATTGCCCCAGTCGTCCCGACGGCGACCGAACTGCGTTTGGGCGGACACGGTCTCAAACTCTCCGGTTTCGGGACGGAAACGGATGTCGCGACCGCTGATGGACAGGGACTTCCCGGTCGCCATCGATTTCACGGTTCCGCCACTGTCCCCGTTGGCTGCATAAATCCAGCCGTCCAACCCCCACTCGAATCCGTTGAAGCGATGTTGCTGGTTACCCGGTGTGAATCCGGTGAATAGAACTTTCCGAATGTCAGCCCTGCCATCCCCATCGGTGTCCTCGGCATAGATCAGATCCGGTGCGGCCGCGATCAGGGCGCCCTTTTTCCAGGGCATCACACTGGAGGGGAATCCGATGCCTTCCACAAACGACGTTGTTTTATCGCAGCGGCCATCGCCATCGGTATCCTCGATGACCTTCACCACCCCACCCGGCCGGCCTTTGCCATCGATGCCGACCGGATAGTCCCGCATTTCAACAACCCACAGGCGGCCATCCGGTCCCCAGTCGAAAGCCACGGGATCGATGACCACCGGCTCCGCGGCCACTAATTCCACTCGAAATCCTGATGGCACGCGCAAGGAAGCGAGCCCTTCCTCAGGAGATTTGGGTGGTGGCATGTCGAAGGCGATCAGTTCCTGAGGTTTGATTCGGTCGACCGCGGCGGGGTTCCCGTCCACCCCTGGTCGCGTGACGATCAGCTGCCCATCCACGATCGTCACCTTCGCGCCAACCAGTGGAGGAGGCTCGTTCTTCGCTCCGGTGCGCGCAGCTGCCCGTACCAGTTGTGACCAGCCGCGGAGCCAGCCGAGTTCCGGCCGTACATTCTTATTCCAAAGATGGATCGAATAGCGTTCTGAGTTGGAGAAGAGAACGTCGTCAAACCCGTCGCCATTGAGGTCTACGAAACGGAGTCCGGCATCCAGGCCATTGGCGTCCACCAGTTGTACATCGGCAGGCAAGGCGTAGCTTGCCCTCTCCCAGCTTTTAGTCTTTGCCACCCATGTGTGGATTTCATTGGTGGACGAATTGCTAATCAATTGTTCCTTGAGGCCGTTTCCATCGAAATCATGGTAGAGTGTGCTGGGAGGGAAGACCGCCGGGATAGGTTGCGCGGACGTAGAGAACTGACTGACCAGGGTCATCGTCAGCCTGATCCACACGCTAAGGCCATGGCAAGCGAGGGTGGAGCATCTGGATGGATTGCTTCGCATATCGTGTGTTGGAGGGTCACTTTCCAGCGACATCTCCAGCGAGGCTGCTGATTTGGTTGCATGCGTTCACCATATTGACTCCACTCCATACGGTATGTATGGGGATGCCACAAGCTTTAGGAAAGTTCAGCCCTATGGAGTGCGGCAGCCCTCTCTCATCTTTACCTCCAAAGATGGCGACTAGACAAGCTGGGCAACGTCAGCGTTTCACACGTTGTCGGCAGGTCCCGAACCCGCAGGGTTCAAAGAGATCTAGCCCGGGGTGCTCGCACCCCCGGAACTGTTAAAGGTACGGAGCATCGCGCAGCGATGCCACCGGCCTCTGCGACTTGCGTCACCCGCCTCAAGGAACCAAATCAGTTTCGTCAGTCCATTCGTCGACGGGTGGCACGCCTTTCAGGGTGCGGCGGAAACGGGAACGGAACTCCGGGGATCTTCGATCGCCCGGCTAATCTCTTTGAACCCTGCGGGTTCGCGGCTTCGGCAGCAGGAATTCTTGCGAAGAAGTAAGGATCTCCTACAACTTGTCTAGTCTCGATTTTTAGCGGTAAAGATGGGGTCGTGCCACCGCGGTCAATAGTGCGAGTGGGTTCCCCAAAGACGTGGTCGGATGAGGGTTATAGTTCCGTTCTCCGGTAACCCTCTACCGCGTGTTAGGACCTGACGGAGTCGGGAATTCCTGCTGGCGCGGATGCGCCCTCACCCGGAAATAATCACACCCCACTTCACCCCAGGCCAATCCTTTCCTTGAGCTCGGACGGTTTCCGTGTATCAATCGGGGCAAGCCACTATGAATATTGAACGACAAACTCCATCGTTTTCTCCTGTCACGCGCCGTACCTTTCTCCGAAATGGTGCCATCCTGACCGCTGGCGTCGCGGCTCTCTCACTGCCTGCGCGCGCCCAGGTTAACAAGAATAGCAAGCTTCGCATCTTCCAGGCGGGCGTCGGCGGCATTGGTGGCCTGCAGCGCAACGGCCTGAGAGGACATCCACAAGTCGAATGGGCGGGCTTTTGTGATGTCGACAGCCGGGAACTCGATAAGATCAAGAAGGAGCATCCCAACGCGTGGACCGTGAGCGACTATCGCGAAGCCTTCGCTAACAAGGCCTCAGACTTTGACGCGGCTATCGTGGATGTTCCTGATTTCCACCATGCCCCGATGATGCTCATGGCGATGAAACACAATAAGCACATGTTCGGCCAGAAGCCGCTCGTGCATCAGCTCGCGGAGCTTAAGATGATTCGCGATGGCCTCAAGGCGCGTCCGGGGCTCGTCACTCAGATGGGCAATCAGCGTTCCTGCAATCGAGGTCGGATGGTGTCCGTGGAAATCCTGCGCCAGGGCCAGCTCGGACGGCCCGTCGAGGCGTGGGTATGGACTGGGGGCGTGTCGAGGGGGCATTACTTCGCCGATCCCTGGAGCAACTACACGGCCGCGAAACCTGTTCCTGAGTATTTGAACTGGGATCTGTGGCGTGGGCCATTGGAGCAGGAGATGCCCTACAGCGAGGACCTGGCACCCCGTCGCTGGCGGGCGTTCTGGGAGACCGGTGGCGGTCAACTGGCTGATTGGGGCTGCCATCTGCTCGACCTGCTCTATTTCGCTTACGATCTGCCTTCTCCCGAGGCGGTTATCACCCACACGCCCAAGCCCTCCGGCGTGGGTCATACGGCGCACAATCAGAGCACGTTGACCTATGCGGGCGGTGGCAAGTTCGCCCGGGAAAAGTTTGTAGTTCACTACAACGACGACGCCCTGCTGCCTTCGTTTGCGGCACTGAATCTCCCGCCAGTGAAACCGGGAGCCAACCACACCATGGTTGTCTGCGAAGAGGGGACGTTGTTGTTGCAGGCGGATGGCTCCCCCCAGATCTTCCGCAAGGGCAAGGAAGTGGAGGATGAGCCCATGCCTAAGGTCGCCCCACGCAACCATTGGAAGGATTGGGCGGACAATTGCCTGGGCGATCATAAGCCTCTGTGGACTCCGTTCGATATTGGATCTCGAATCACGGAACCGGCCCTGCTGGCGGTCAAGGCGACACGTTATCCGGGGGTGGAACTGCGTTGGGATGCGGCCAACTACCGTTTCACGAACCACGACAAGGCGAACGAGACGATCGTTTCGAGGAACTACCGCGCCGGTTTTGCTCCGCCGTCGCTCTCCTGAGTCGGCGTGATCTCCGGTGAACTCTAACCTGGGTGGGCCGCCAAGGCGGCGCCACCCAGGACCCGTTGCGGTCCAAAGCGGCCTCAACGGTCAGATTGTGGATGGGTAAAGGGGTTGTTCGTCGTGGAAGGATGTTGAGCCCGGCCAGCAAAACTTGTCCTCGGGGTGGGAGTTCGAACGTCGAGTAACGGAAGGGGCGGCCCGAACTAAGTGGCCGAACCTAACCTAATGACCGAGCAACAAACCATGAATGCACCAACCAGCAACCGAATGATCCAACCGTACCTCTTTTTCAATGGCCGCTGTGAAGAGGCGATCGCTTTCTACCGTCAGGCGCTGGGAGCCGAACTAGAGATGATGATGCGGTTCAAGGAAAGCCCTGATCCAACTCCCCCTGGCATGCTACCTCCCGGATTTGAAAACAAAATCATGCATGCTTCCCTGCGCGTGGGGTGCGTCTTGCTCATGCTGTCGGACGGATGCTCCCCGGAGGCCGCGCCTTTCAGCGGGTTCTCACTGTCCCTGACGGTGGATACGGAAGCCGAGGCCACCAGCACTTTTCAGGCACTTGCCGAAGGGGGGCAGATCCGCATGCCCCTGGGGAAAACCTTCTGGTCTCCCTGTTTTGGAATGGTGGAGGATCGCTTCGGCGTTGGATGGATGGTGACAGTGCCTCCACCGGCGGAGGCTTAGCCTAAAATGGAGAATTGAAGGGTCGGCAGGGCCCGAACCCGCAGGGTTCAAAGAGATTTAGCCGGGGGTGCTCGCACCCCCGGAATTGTTAATGGTACGGAGCATCGCGCAGCGATGCCACCGACTTCTGAGACTTGCGTCACCCGGACTCAAGGAGCCTACTCCGTTTGTTCGGTTAGGCTA from Verrucomicrobiales bacterium harbors:
- a CDS encoding HEAT repeat domain-containing protein, whose protein sequence is MTLVSQFSTSAQPIPAVFPPSTLYHDFDGNGLKEQLISNSSTNEIHTWVAKTKSWERASYALPADVQLVDANGLDAGLRFVDLNGDGFDDVLFSNSERYSIHLWNKNVRPELGWLRGWSQLVRAAARTGAKNEPPPLVGAKVTIVDGQLIVTRPGVDGNPAAVDRIKPQELIAFDMPPPKSPEEGLASLRVPSGFRVELVAAEPVVIDPVAFDWGPDGRLWVVEMRDYPVGIDGKGRPGGVVKVIEDTDGDGRCDKTTSFVEGIGFPSSVMPWKKGALIAAAPDLIYAEDTDGDGRADIRKVLFTGFTPGNQQHRFNGFEWGLDGWIYAANGDSGGTVKSMATGKSLSISGRDIRFRPETGEFETVSAQTQFGRRRDDWGNWFGNNNPTWLWHVTLPEHYLRRNPRLAVKRVLHVLANYQNSSRVFPISPSMIRPNQPEFLNHTTSGCSPTPYRDDLFGPEFATTIFASEPVHNVVHREVLSRAGSGFVSHRAKGEEHSEFLASTDNWFRPITTRTGPDGALYVADMYRFVLEHPEWISAEMQARLDLRAGEDKGRIYRVVPEDKPRRTIPNLSKLNPGELVVAMDSPSGWQRDMAQRLLVERASLSTTLPLQSLLSLTHAPQVRVQALATLGLLGKLTTETLLPTLADPHPEVRREALRQSEAFEPSSKEVLAAVVAMAGDSDASVRLQVAFSLGAWPLAVAEPALRQLVAREDADELLRIAVMSSLPPDSPLFRLLDSKAPVPKAAAPIQLTASSPDRAQVIATFSGIEKLSGDPAQGRKQFQTLCLPCHRLRGEGHEVGPDLGMVSTKPTEWLLTAILDPSQTVEARYSAWKIELKSGETLEGMVSTETANNIVLRLAGGQDQPILRTDISTLSPSKLSLMPTGFESALKPQDLADLIRWLRGP
- a CDS encoding Gfo/Idh/MocA family oxidoreductase, producing the protein MNIERQTPSFSPVTRRTFLRNGAILTAGVAALSLPARAQVNKNSKLRIFQAGVGGIGGLQRNGLRGHPQVEWAGFCDVDSRELDKIKKEHPNAWTVSDYREAFANKASDFDAAIVDVPDFHHAPMMLMAMKHNKHMFGQKPLVHQLAELKMIRDGLKARPGLVTQMGNQRSCNRGRMVSVEILRQGQLGRPVEAWVWTGGVSRGHYFADPWSNYTAAKPVPEYLNWDLWRGPLEQEMPYSEDLAPRRWRAFWETGGGQLADWGCHLLDLLYFAYDLPSPEAVITHTPKPSGVGHTAHNQSTLTYAGGGKFAREKFVVHYNDDALLPSFAALNLPPVKPGANHTMVVCEEGTLLLQADGSPQIFRKGKEVEDEPMPKVAPRNHWKDWADNCLGDHKPLWTPFDIGSRITEPALLAVKATRYPGVELRWDAANYRFTNHDKANETIVSRNYRAGFAPPSLS
- a CDS encoding VOC family protein, with protein sequence MNAPTSNRMIQPYLFFNGRCEEAIAFYRQALGAELEMMMRFKESPDPTPPGMLPPGFENKIMHASLRVGCVLLMLSDGCSPEAAPFSGFSLSLTVDTEAEATSTFQALAEGGQIRMPLGKTFWSPCFGMVEDRFGVGWMVTVPPPAEA